The bacterium genome window below encodes:
- a CDS encoding fumarate hydratase, with protein MEQFRQSMLDLVIQTSTNLPADVRRAMNGILDGEEEGSRAAMALSTIARNIDMACENEGAICQDTGMPTFKIKTPVGVNQLEMKKDILWAIEEATRRGKLRPNTVDPITGKNSGNNIGSGAPIFYWEQWERDDIEVKLVLKGGGCENKNIQYSLPMELEHLGKAGRDLEGVRKCILHAVWQAQGQGCSVGAIGVAVGSDRAGGYAGAKQQLFRELDDTNPDPVLAKLEADIMENANKLNIGPMGFGGASTLIGCKIGSYHRLPASFFVSVAYDCWAFRRLGVRVDPASGAINDWLYRDADPRSMAKSEGIPLTGKEVRLQAPVTEEQVRSLKVGDIVLISGRMFTGRDALHKYLMDHDAPVDLSGGVLYHCGPVMLQDDSGEWHVMAAGPTTSIREEPYQADIIKKFGLRAIIGKGGMGPRTLDGLKDFGAVYLNAIGGAAQYYAETIKKVTGVNFLEEFGIPEALWQFETEDFAAIVTMDSHGNSLHAEVLDDSAQRLEGLQLDVLQ; from the coding sequence ATGGAACAGTTTCGTCAAAGCATGCTCGATCTTGTCATTCAGACTTCCACCAACCTTCCGGCTGACGTTCGCCGCGCGATGAACGGCATTCTCGACGGTGAGGAAGAGGGCTCTCGTGCCGCCATGGCGCTTTCGACCATTGCACGGAATATCGACATGGCCTGTGAAAACGAGGGCGCGATCTGCCAGGACACCGGCATGCCGACGTTCAAAATCAAGACACCGGTGGGCGTCAACCAGCTCGAGATGAAAAAAGACATTCTCTGGGCGATCGAGGAGGCCACGCGCCGCGGCAAGCTGCGGCCGAATACGGTGGACCCGATCACCGGGAAGAACAGCGGCAACAACATCGGTAGCGGCGCGCCCATCTTTTACTGGGAGCAATGGGAGCGCGATGACATCGAAGTGAAGCTCGTGCTCAAAGGCGGCGGCTGCGAGAACAAAAATATTCAATACTCCCTTCCGATGGAGCTGGAGCATCTCGGGAAAGCCGGCCGCGACCTGGAAGGCGTACGCAAATGCATTCTGCACGCCGTCTGGCAGGCGCAGGGACAGGGGTGTTCGGTCGGCGCCATTGGCGTTGCCGTCGGATCCGACCGCGCCGGCGGATATGCCGGGGCAAAACAGCAGCTGTTCCGCGAGCTCGACGACACAAACCCGGATCCCGTGCTTGCAAAACTCGAAGCGGATATCATGGAGAACGCCAACAAGCTCAACATCGGTCCGATGGGCTTCGGCGGCGCGAGTACGCTGATCGGCTGCAAGATCGGGAGCTATCACCGTCTGCCGGCGAGCTTCTTCGTTTCGGTCGCCTATGACTGCTGGGCCTTCCGCCGCCTGGGTGTCCGTGTCGATCCTGCAAGCGGCGCGATCAACGACTGGTTGTACCGGGACGCCGATCCCCGCAGCATGGCGAAAAGCGAAGGAATTCCGCTTACCGGAAAGGAAGTGCGTCTGCAGGCTCCGGTCACCGAAGAGCAGGTGCGCAGCCTCAAAGTAGGCGACATCGTACTGATCAGCGGCAGAATGTTCACCGGACGCGATGCCCTGCACAAATATCTGATGGATCACGATGCGCCGGTGGATTTGAGCGGGGGCGTGCTGTATCACTGCGGGCCTGTCATGCTGCAGGATGACAGTGGCGAATGGCACGTCATGGCCGCGGGACCCACGACCAGTATCCGTGAAGAACCGTACCAGGCGGATATCATCAAGAAATTCGGTCTGCGCGCGATTATCGGGAAGGGTGGAATGGGTCCGCGCACGCTCGATGGACTCAAGGATTTCGGTGCGGTGTATCTCAACGCCATCGGCGGCGCAGCACAGTATTATGCGGAGACCATCAAAAAGGTCACCGGCGTGAATTTCCTCGAGGAATTCGGCATCCCGGAAGCGCTCTGGCAGTTTGAAACCGAAGACTTCGCCGCAATTGTTACCATGGACAGCCACGGCAATTCCCTGCACGCGGAAGTACTGGATGATTCAGCACAGCGTCTCGAGGGATTGCAGCTGGATGTGTTACAATGA
- a CDS encoding SIS domain-containing protein has product MTTVEQSFTEARDCLELFMADREQFPRVQLFADKLAATFRANGKAMSCGNGGSMSDAMHFAEEWSGRYRSERPPLPALAFSDPGHMSCVANDYGYAEVFARQVEALGREGDLLLMLSTSGNSPNLIRAAEEARDRGVYTVGLLGKGGGKLFPLCDLPIIVPGSTSDRIQELHIKIIHIVIETVERALFPQLYEK; this is encoded by the coding sequence ATGACGACGGTGGAACAGTCCTTTACAGAAGCACGCGATTGCCTCGAACTTTTTATGGCCGACAGGGAGCAGTTTCCCCGCGTCCAGCTCTTTGCCGATAAACTGGCCGCGACCTTTCGTGCGAACGGAAAAGCGATGTCCTGCGGCAATGGCGGTTCGATGAGTGACGCCATGCACTTCGCCGAAGAGTGGAGCGGTCGCTATCGCAGTGAGCGTCCCCCTCTTCCCGCACTCGCATTCAGCGATCCGGGACACATGAGCTGCGTGGCGAACGACTATGGCTATGCGGAGGTTTTTGCGCGCCAGGTCGAGGCACTCGGCAGAGAGGGCGATCTGCTGCTCATGCTCAGTACGAGCGGAAATTCCCCGAATCTCATTCGCGCCGCCGAAGAAGCGAGGGATCGCGGCGTGTATACCGTCGGACTGCTGGGAAAAGGTGGAGGCAAACTGTTTCCACTCTGCGACCTCCCCATCATCGTGCCCGGCAGCACCAGCGACCGCATCCAGGAACTGCATATCAAGATCATCCATATCGTCATCGAAACCGTGGAACGCGCGCTGTTTCCGCAGCTTTACGAAAAATAA
- a CDS encoding MarR family transcriptional regulator, translating to MEHVDIQKQAEQLADLTLGLVGTCHRKQERIAERANISLSEFKCLRAFRNDTELSVKDIAHRMSLTSSRLTRIIDGLVKKRFVTRHIDPEDRRIINVRLTKQGEIIARKVSNDCTHIYEQVLQTVNPGEHETIITAISQLFDAMQIRTDFLEEYTDK from the coding sequence ATGGAGCACGTAGACATTCAAAAACAAGCAGAACAGCTCGCGGATCTGACGCTGGGACTGGTTGGCACCTGCCACCGGAAACAGGAACGCATCGCGGAACGGGCAAATATTTCTCTCTCCGAGTTCAAGTGCCTCCGGGCCTTCCGGAACGACACGGAACTTTCGGTGAAAGATATCGCTCACCGTATGAGCCTGACCAGCAGCCGCTTGACACGTATTATTGACGGTCTCGTCAAGAAACGCTTCGTCACCCGGCACATTGATCCCGAGGACAGACGCATCATTAACGTTCGACTGACCAAGCAGGGCGAAATTATCGCGCGCAAGGTCAGCAACGACTGCACGCACATCTATGAACAGGTGCTGCAGACTGTCAATCCCGGGGAGCATGAAACGATAATCACCGCTATCTCCCAACTCTTCGACGCCATGCAAATTCGCACGGATTTCCTCGAGGAGTACACAGATAAGTGA
- a CDS encoding rhomboid family intramembrane serine protease: MFLIQLVADSGLVFGGVPLNYWIIRYLYLHPLDAGFMPWQLITYMFLHGGFMHIFFNMLLLWMFGMELENIWGSRKFLSMYLAAGITAGLANLFIAPLFTGTGPTIGASGGVYAVLVAFAMIFPDRYVYLYFFFPVRAKYMISFFLLLEVYNGVTGTADGIAHVAHLGGALLGIAWVLLDRKGRLDSFFAKIDARKSAKQRASWDNSPREAKFYDFKESGRKKTEDKKFNESQSAIDEILDKISVSGYGSLTEKEKSILLDASKRIHPDKDAE; encoded by the coding sequence ATGTTCCTGATACAGCTCGTCGCGGACAGCGGTCTTGTCTTCGGCGGCGTCCCGCTCAATTACTGGATTATCCGCTACCTGTACCTCCATCCGCTGGATGCGGGTTTCATGCCATGGCAGCTGATCACGTACATGTTTCTCCATGGCGGTTTCATGCACATCTTTTTCAACATGCTGCTGCTCTGGATGTTCGGCATGGAACTTGAAAACATCTGGGGATCGCGAAAGTTTCTGAGCATGTACCTGGCCGCCGGTATCACCGCCGGACTCGCCAACCTGTTCATCGCACCCCTGTTCACCGGTACGGGCCCGACCATCGGCGCTTCGGGCGGCGTGTACGCCGTGCTGGTCGCCTTCGCGATGATCTTCCCCGATCGCTACGTGTACCTGTATTTCTTCTTCCCCGTCCGCGCCAAGTACATGATCAGCTTTTTCCTGCTGCTCGAAGTTTACAACGGCGTGACCGGAACCGCCGACGGCATCGCGCATGTCGCGCATCTCGGGGGCGCATTGCTCGGTATCGCATGGGTGCTGCTCGATCGCAAAGGACGTCTGGACTCATTTTTCGCGAAGATCGATGCGCGGAAATCCGCCAAACAGCGGGCTTCATGGGACAATTCACCCCGCGAAGCGAAGTTCTACGACTTCAAGGAGAGCGGGCGGAAGAAGACCGAAGACAAGAAGTTCAACGAGTCCCAGTCTGCCATTGACGAAATTCTCGATAAAATCAGTGTTTCGGGATATGGAAGCCTGACCGAAAAGGAAAAGAGCATCCTGCTCGACGCCAGCAAGCGTATACATCCCGACAAGGATGCGGAGTAG
- a CDS encoding sodium:solute symporter family protein: protein MTLLHFSPVDWILVSAYLLFLLYLGFRGAAKNRGSSEEFILGGRMLTLPAFVAALVSTWYGGILGVGEFTYRYGIANWFVFGFPYYIFAIVFALVLAHRVRKTERYSIPDQLYQVYDRKTGLLGSVLVFFNSSPAPYVLMLAVLLQVVTGWPLLPALLVGTAVSVIYVFTGGFRAVVRTDVLQFLLMFAGFFILLLFLIPVHGIAPFLSDALPASHLTLTGGNSWQYILVWFFIALWTLVAPQFHQFTLSARSPETARRGIYVSVACWFIFDSITTLSGLYARALLPDLAQPSMAFPLLAEEVLPSVAKGLFYIGMLATVMSTTDGLTFIAGMTAGRDILATLTGRTDDASVTRYTQLGILFTAAFSIAAVLLFPSIISLWYVIGTLFIPPLLLPLATSYYPRLAIGATPTFVAMLAGLLLSGTAFLAGQLHLTADGAPMYPLGIEPMYGGLTATTLVYVYAWTRRLRS from the coding sequence TTGACCCTTCTTCATTTTTCCCCAGTCGACTGGATACTCGTTTCCGCATATCTCCTGTTCCTGCTGTACCTCGGTTTTCGCGGGGCAGCAAAAAACAGGGGGAGTTCCGAGGAATTCATTCTGGGGGGACGCATGCTCACGCTTCCGGCGTTTGTCGCCGCCCTGGTCAGTACCTGGTACGGCGGCATTCTGGGTGTCGGCGAATTCACGTATCGCTACGGCATCGCGAACTGGTTCGTGTTCGGCTTCCCGTACTACATCTTCGCCATTGTCTTCGCCCTCGTCCTCGCGCACCGGGTTCGCAAGACAGAGCGCTATTCCATCCCCGACCAGCTCTACCAGGTGTATGACCGCAAGACGGGACTGCTCGGATCCGTTCTGGTTTTCTTCAACAGTTCGCCCGCACCATACGTCCTCATGCTGGCCGTGCTGCTGCAGGTCGTGACCGGCTGGCCGCTTCTTCCTGCTTTGCTCGTCGGCACCGCGGTGTCCGTCATCTATGTCTTCACCGGGGGCTTTCGTGCCGTCGTGCGTACCGACGTCCTGCAATTCCTCCTCATGTTTGCAGGATTTTTCATACTGCTGCTCTTTCTCATTCCCGTGCATGGTATTGCGCCGTTCCTCTCCGATGCCCTCCCCGCATCCCACCTGACACTCACCGGCGGCAACAGCTGGCAGTACATCCTCGTCTGGTTCTTCATCGCGCTGTGGACGCTCGTAGCACCGCAGTTCCATCAGTTCACGCTCAGTGCGCGTTCACCGGAAACTGCGCGGCGAGGCATCTATGTCTCCGTCGCCTGCTGGTTCATCTTCGACAGCATTACAACGCTCTCCGGTCTCTATGCCCGCGCTCTGCTCCCTGACCTTGCGCAGCCTTCGATGGCCTTTCCCCTGCTGGCGGAAGAAGTACTGCCGTCGGTGGCGAAAGGACTGTTTTACATCGGCATGCTCGCCACCGTCATGTCCACGACAGACGGACTGACTTTCATCGCGGGAATGACCGCGGGACGCGATATACTCGCAACGCTGACAGGACGCACCGATGACGCGTCCGTCACCCGCTACACGCAGCTGGGCATACTGTTCACTGCCGCATTCTCGATTGCCGCCGTGCTCCTGTTCCCGTCGATCATTAGTCTCTGGTATGTGATCGGAACGCTGTTTATTCCTCCACTACTGCTCCCACTCGCCACGAGCTACTATCCCCGTCTCGCCATCGGTGCAACCCCGACCTTCGTCGCCATGCTCGCCGGACTGCTTCTGAGCGGCACCGCGTTTCTCGCCGGTCAGCTGCATCTCACAGCCGATGGTGCGCCGATGTACCCTCTCGGAATCGAGCCGATGTACGGCGGACTCACCGCCACCACGCTCGTGTACGTGTACGCCTGGACACGTCGCCTGCGCTCATGA
- a CDS encoding phosphoglycerate kinase: MNKRTISDADLQGKRVLTRVDFNVPLNDRQEITDDTRIRASLPTIHALLEKGAAVILMSHLGRPKGTVQPAMSLRPVATRLAELLECEVAFAGDCIGDTVRGMAASLQKGQVLLLENLRFHAEETANDEDFARKLAALGDVYVNDAFGTAHRAHASTEGVTHFMDLNLAGLLMEKEIEYLGQAVGHPARPYTAILGGAKISGKIDVITSLLEKVDVLLIGGGMMFTFLKAQGMEIGNSLLEEDKLELARQIMEMAMQRNKQLVIPVDTVVGEKFDNDTEFHTVRAADIPANMMGLDIGPETIALFSRHIKESKTVVWNGPMGVFEMPNFAKGTMAIANALVEATDDGAVTVIGGGDSAAAINQIGLADRVSHVSTGGGASLEFLEGKTLPGVAALTDRG; this comes from the coding sequence ATGAACAAACGCACGATATCGGATGCCGATCTTCAGGGAAAGCGCGTACTGACGCGTGTGGACTTCAACGTCCCGCTCAACGACCGGCAGGAAATCACCGATGACACCCGTATCAGGGCATCGCTGCCCACCATTCACGCACTGCTCGAAAAAGGCGCGGCCGTGATACTGATGAGTCATCTCGGACGCCCCAAGGGTACGGTCCAGCCTGCAATGAGCCTGCGTCCCGTTGCCACTCGCCTTGCCGAACTGCTCGAATGCGAGGTGGCCTTTGCCGGCGACTGTATCGGCGATACGGTGCGCGGCATGGCTGCATCCCTGCAGAAGGGACAGGTGCTGCTGCTCGAAAACCTGCGCTTCCATGCGGAGGAAACTGCTAACGACGAAGACTTTGCCAGGAAGCTGGCGGCGCTCGGCGATGTGTACGTCAACGACGCGTTCGGCACCGCGCACCGCGCGCATGCATCCACCGAAGGTGTGACGCATTTCATGGACCTGAATCTCGCCGGACTCCTGATGGAAAAGGAAATCGAGTATCTCGGCCAGGCCGTCGGACACCCCGCGCGTCCCTACACCGCCATTCTCGGCGGCGCAAAGATTTCCGGCAAGATCGATGTCATCACCAGTCTGCTCGAAAAGGTGGATGTGCTGCTCATTGGCGGCGGGATGATGTTTACCTTTCTCAAGGCGCAGGGCATGGAAATCGGTAATTCCCTGCTTGAGGAAGACAAGCTGGAACTCGCACGGCAGATCATGGAAATGGCCATGCAGCGCAACAAGCAGCTGGTCATCCCGGTCGATACCGTGGTAGGCGAAAAATTCGACAATGACACAGAATTCCACACCGTCCGCGCGGCGGATATCCCGGCGAATATGATGGGACTCGATATCGGACCTGAAACCATTGCGCTGTTCTCGCGTCATATCAAGGAGAGCAAAACCGTGGTGTGGAACGGTCCGATGGGCGTCTTCGAGATGCCGAATTTCGCGAAAGGCACCATGGCCATCGCCAACGCGCTGGTCGAGGCGACGGATGACGGTGCGGTGACCGTGATCGGCGGTGGCGATTCCGCGGCAGCCATCAATCAGATCGGACTTGCAGACCGCGTTTCACACGTTTCCACCGGTGGAGGAGCATCCCTCGAATTCCTCGAAGGGAAAACGCTTCCCGGTGTCGCAGCGCTGACGGACAGAGGGTAA
- a CDS encoding universal stress protein encodes MSKRIVVGLDGSSYAQSALEMAMRRARVYGSTIIGMAVIDRPSIEQIAAGAQPGAFQMSEVTVSSMLNDAKQHAEELILRFRETCDGESIAHEDIIYTGTPCQGLQEEAKTADLIVIGLRTFFHYPTREGPGDTLEQLLKDPVCPVLALPEKHALPQNVIIAYDGSNGAARALQAYAHITPDIPEIYPVTLLCVASDYDKNKYHLEKAARFLHAHGIEARMMLRTGKPSEAIKQVIKELHPALVILGQPLRRGLSEYLFGSTARSIIRDGNIPVFVYH; translated from the coding sequence ATGAGTAAACGCATTGTTGTGGGCCTCGACGGCTCATCGTATGCACAGAGCGCCCTGGAAATGGCGATGCGCCGTGCCAGGGTGTACGGGTCGACGATCATCGGCATGGCAGTCATTGATCGCCCCAGTATTGAACAAATCGCGGCGGGTGCGCAACCCGGGGCATTTCAGATGTCGGAAGTCACCGTGTCTTCCATGCTCAATGACGCCAAGCAGCATGCCGAGGAACTGATACTCCGCTTCCGCGAAACCTGCGACGGAGAATCCATCGCGCATGAGGACATCATTTACACCGGGACGCCGTGCCAGGGACTGCAGGAAGAGGCGAAAACGGCAGACCTGATCGTTATCGGTCTCCGCACCTTCTTTCACTATCCGACCAGGGAGGGTCCGGGCGATACGCTGGAACAGCTACTGAAGGATCCTGTCTGTCCCGTCCTGGCGCTGCCCGAAAAACACGCCCTGCCGCAGAATGTGATCATCGCCTACGATGGTTCGAATGGCGCGGCGCGGGCACTGCAGGCTTACGCGCATATCACGCCCGACATCCCGGAAATTTACCCGGTGACCCTGCTCTGCGTCGCATCGGATTATGACAAGAACAAGTATCATCTCGAGAAGGCCGCACGTTTCCTTCACGCGCACGGCATCGAAGCCCGGATGATGCTTCGGACCGGGAAACCATCGGAAGCCATCAAACAGGTGATCAAGGAATTGCATCCCGCGCTGGTCATTCTCGGACAGCCGCTGCGCCGCGGGCTATCCGAATACCTCTTCGGCAGTACCGCGCGCAGTATCATCCGCGACGGTAATATCCCCGTGTTCGTATACCACTGA
- a CDS encoding pullulanase, with protein MESAAAGMRAELRSEHAVHILHDVNASISGEAGDYLLLRADGTRIPITSTERVAEGELQLIPASPIDIRRVHYLQIKGREGRLLCRFDGWLRHCASEKRLGAWFDENQHRTIVRVFSPRADSVRLYLYKQRAGGAAASVHAMARDEDGIWEITLPRNYETWWYDFTVHGPDDPGNEFFEQVPVHVTDPYARVSDDSFGRACIWPRSEPAPPLASGIPPMEDLISYEVHVEDFTLGLPGLDPALRGSFAGFVTPGLRNSRGEAVGFDYLTDLGINAVHLMPVQEFLHFPDSEWQAAFADNDYMREQMIDSSNYQWGYRTTHAFALETRYRRKGTERGSQNRDFRDLVAAFHARDIAVIVDLVFNHTGERMDGREMYFNFRVFGKHAYYRTNENLDFIGDYGTETKSEDRPMTARWIYDQCRMFVDEYGVDGFRIDLAGLTDEQTLRELRRRLGPDIIIYGEPWIGSSDPAFEANPAWDWYKEDAPITYFQDDTRNALCGPPDNPRDKRHDRGYAGGNGGRDAAMHAIANSFRFEDNPNEGINYLDIHDNWALADRFATRDWNGLEGVDEARVRIAAAMLLTSLGPIVLHGGTEMLRSKSATPLVELIEHTASGPIYIHGKRDTYNLRRPNLFLWETVGQNTEDGAACDYGRMHDYWRGLIRLRRSDDGSMLRRGEPVPEDYIQWILPDDPMQLGYVIDERMAVLINTDDREAVFNGVVLPEGRWELVAAGDRAGTALLGQVEDNVLESGRHDLRLNATDVKIWIRR; from the coding sequence ATGGAGTCAGCAGCAGCAGGCATGCGCGCCGAACTGCGGTCTGAGCATGCGGTTCACATTCTGCACGATGTGAACGCATCGATTTCCGGGGAAGCCGGAGATTATCTCCTGCTGCGAGCGGATGGCACACGCATCCCGATCACATCCACAGAACGGGTAGCGGAAGGTGAACTGCAGCTTATACCGGCGTCGCCCATCGACATCCGGCGTGTGCATTATCTGCAGATCAAGGGACGCGAAGGCAGACTGCTCTGCCGTTTCGACGGATGGCTGCGCCATTGTGCTTCGGAGAAAAGACTTGGGGCGTGGTTCGACGAGAACCAGCACCGGACCATCGTGCGGGTATTTTCGCCGCGGGCCGACAGCGTACGGCTGTATCTCTACAAGCAACGCGCAGGAGGAGCCGCAGCGTCTGTGCACGCGATGGCAAGGGACGAGGATGGGATCTGGGAAATCACGCTCCCCCGGAATTATGAAACATGGTGGTATGACTTCACCGTCCATGGACCGGATGACCCGGGTAATGAGTTTTTCGAACAGGTGCCCGTGCATGTGACCGATCCCTACGCGCGGGTGTCGGACGACAGCTTCGGACGCGCCTGCATCTGGCCGCGCTCCGAGCCCGCACCGCCACTGGCGAGCGGTATTCCGCCGATGGAGGATCTTATTTCCTACGAAGTGCATGTGGAGGATTTTACGCTGGGGCTTCCGGGACTCGATCCTGCCCTCAGGGGCAGCTTCGCGGGGTTTGTCACGCCGGGACTCAGGAATAGCCGCGGTGAAGCTGTGGGCTTCGATTATCTCACCGATCTCGGGATCAATGCCGTGCACCTGATGCCCGTGCAGGAGTTCCTGCACTTTCCCGACAGCGAATGGCAGGCGGCGTTCGCAGACAATGATTACATGCGCGAACAGATGATAGACAGCAGTAATTATCAGTGGGGATACCGCACCACGCATGCCTTTGCTCTCGAAACACGCTACAGGCGCAAGGGCACGGAACGGGGCTCACAGAACAGGGATTTTCGCGACCTCGTCGCGGCGTTTCATGCGCGCGACATCGCCGTGATTGTCGACCTGGTGTTCAACCATACCGGGGAGCGCATGGATGGACGCGAGATGTATTTCAACTTCCGCGTTTTCGGCAAACATGCATATTACCGCACGAATGAAAACCTGGATTTCATTGGCGATTACGGGACCGAGACCAAGTCGGAAGATCGACCGATGACCGCGCGATGGATTTACGATCAGTGCCGCATGTTTGTCGATGAGTATGGTGTGGATGGCTTCCGCATCGATCTGGCGGGACTGACCGACGAGCAGACACTGCGCGAACTGCGCCGGAGACTGGGACCGGATATCATCATCTACGGAGAGCCGTGGATTGGATCTTCCGATCCTGCCTTTGAAGCCAATCCGGCATGGGACTGGTACAAGGAGGATGCACCGATCACCTATTTCCAGGATGACACGCGCAATGCACTGTGTGGTCCGCCTGACAACCCGCGCGACAAGCGGCACGACCGCGGATACGCGGGCGGCAATGGCGGACGCGATGCTGCGATGCATGCGATAGCCAACAGCTTTCGCTTTGAAGACAATCCCAACGAGGGTATCAACTATCTCGATATCCATGACAACTGGGCGCTGGCCGACAGGTTTGCAACGCGGGACTGGAATGGACTCGAAGGCGTGGATGAAGCTCGCGTACGTATCGCCGCCGCAATGCTGCTTACCTCACTTGGTCCCATCGTGCTTCATGGCGGAACGGAGATGCTGCGCAGTAAATCCGCGACACCGCTGGTGGAACTCATCGAACACACGGCGAGCGGTCCCATCTACATTCACGGCAAGCGTGATACGTACAACCTGCGCCGTCCCAATCTTTTTCTCTGGGAAACGGTGGGACAAAACACCGAAGATGGCGCTGCCTGTGACTACGGACGCATGCATGATTACTGGAGGGGACTGATACGCCTTCGCCGCAGTGACGACGGCAGCATGCTGCGCAGGGGAGAGCCGGTGCCGGAGGATTACATACAGTGGATTCTTCCTGATGACCCGATGCAACTGGGATATGTCATCGATGAAAGGATGGCTGTCCTTATCAATACGGACGACCGGGAGGCGGTCTTCAACGGTGTGGTACTGCCGGAAGGACGCTGGGAGCTGGTCGCTGCCGGAGACCGTGCGGGAACAGCGCTTCTCGGACAGGTTGAAGACAATGTGCTCGAAAGCGGCCGGCACGATCTTCGGCTCAACGCTACGGATGTGAAAATCTGGATACGTCGGTAG
- the ispG gene encoding flavodoxin-dependent (E)-4-hydroxy-3-methylbut-2-enyl-diphosphate synthase produces the protein MIDIPVIQDPNAPVWQPPQVKTVRRNTRKVWIGDIPVGGDAPISVQTMTKTKTSDVDATLAQVNRAAEEGCDIVRITVNDKKAAAAMADIVKGSPIPVVADIHFNHIFALESIKAGVAKVRINPGNIGSIDRIHQVLGAAKDRGVPIRIGVNSGSLEEDILEKHGYPTAEALFESAMRHATICEDFGFRDIIISVKSTDVRLMIEAYRLLAERTDYPLHLGVTEAGTSRVGSIKSAVGIGTLLAEGIGDTIRVSLTDEPYREVEVGKEILRSLGLASRNVEIIACPTCGRLEVDLFRITNELEERLAGIRKPVKIALLGCVVNGPGEASEADIGIAAGKGVGILYRKGEVVRRLKEDEIIDAVYEEAMKFVPEEEKEKAAQAQD, from the coding sequence ATGATTGATATTCCCGTCATACAGGATCCGAATGCGCCGGTGTGGCAGCCGCCACAGGTAAAAACCGTGCGTCGTAACACACGCAAGGTCTGGATCGGCGACATCCCGGTCGGCGGCGATGCGCCGATTTCGGTGCAGACGATGACAAAAACGAAAACCTCGGATGTTGATGCGACGCTCGCACAGGTCAACCGCGCAGCGGAAGAAGGATGCGACATCGTCCGCATTACCGTCAACGACAAGAAAGCCGCCGCCGCGATGGCCGACATCGTGAAAGGCTCACCCATTCCCGTCGTTGCCGATATCCACTTCAATCACATTTTCGCGCTGGAATCCATCAAGGCCGGTGTCGCCAAGGTGCGCATCAATCCCGGGAACATCGGTTCCATCGATCGCATCCACCAGGTGCTCGGGGCGGCGAAAGATCGCGGCGTTCCCATCCGCATCGGCGTGAACTCCGGATCCCTCGAAGAGGACATCCTCGAAAAGCACGGTTATCCCACCGCGGAGGCACTGTTCGAAAGCGCCATGCGGCATGCGACCATCTGCGAAGATTTCGGTTTCCGTGATATCATCATTTCCGTGAAATCCACGGACGTGCGCCTGATGATCGAGGCCTATCGCCTGCTGGCCGAGCGCACCGATTATCCGCTGCACCTCGGCGTTACGGAGGCGGGCACATCGCGCGTCGGTTCGATCAAGTCTGCCGTCGGCATCGGCACACTGCTGGCCGAAGGCATCGGCGATACCATTCGCGTCTCGCTGACGGACGAGCCGTACAGGGAAGTTGAAGTAGGAAAAGAAATTCTCCGTTCGCTCGGACTCGCTTCCCGCAACGTGGAAATTATCGCATGCCCCACCTGCGGACGCCTGGAAGTCGACCTCTTCCGCATCACCAACGAACTTGAAGAGCGTCTTGCCGGCATTCGCAAGCCGGTAAAAATCGCACTCCTCGGTTGTGTGGTCAACGGACCGGGTGAGGCCAGCGAGGCCGACATCGGCATCGCCGCGGGCAAGGGCGTGGGTATTCTCTACCGCAAGGGCGAGGTGGTACGCCGTCTGAAAGAAGACGAAATCATCGACGCGGTGTATGAAGAAGCGATGAAGTTCGTTCCAGAAGAAGAGAAGGAAAAGGCCGCACAGGCCCAGGACTGA